The Bos indicus x Bos taurus breed Angus x Brahman F1 hybrid chromosome 3, Bos_hybrid_MaternalHap_v2.0, whole genome shotgun sequence genome includes a window with the following:
- the KLHL30 gene encoding kelch-like protein 30, which yields MVRNVDDLDFHLPSHAQDVLDGLQRLRSQPKLVDLTLLVGGRELPCHRGLLALSSPYFHAMFAGDFAESFSARVELRDVEPAVVAQLVDFVYTGRLTVTQGNVEALTRTAARLHFPAVQKVCGRYLQQQLDASNCLGICEFGEQQGLLGVAAKAWAFLRENFEAVAREDEFLQLSQERLAACLASDLLQVQPEQSRLEALLRWVRHDPQVRAAHLPELLGLVHLDAVPRPHVQQLLASEPLIRESEACREALAQGHEGALLALPQKLEEVLVVVGGRALEEEEEGAEELAPLAGNFAFYHTKAKRWMALPDFPDHHKWGFSLAALNNDVYVTGGSRGSRTDAWSTTQAWCFPLKEAAWRPVAPMLKARTNHASAALNGEIYAVGGTTLDVVEVESYDPFTDTWTPIRPALKYVSNFSAAGCGGRLYLVGSSACKYNALALQCYNPVTDAWSVIASPFLPKYLSSPRCAALHGALYLVGDNTKKVYVYDPGANLWQKVQPLHSLHENGALVPLGDALYATGGRWQGMAGDYRVEMEAYDRGRDAWVRLGAMPRLWLYHGASAVFLDVSKWTQPFGPAPEP from the exons ATGGTGCGGAACGTGGACGACCTGGACTTCCACCTGCCCTCGCATGCCCAGGACGTGCTGGACGGTCTGCAGCGGCTGCGCTCCCAGCCCAAGCTGGTGGACCTCACGCTGCTGGTGGGCGGCCGGGAGCTGCCCTGCCACCGCGGGCTCCTGGCCCTGAGCAGCCCCTACTTCCACGCCATGTTCGCGGGAGACTTCGCGGAGAGCTTCTCGGCGCGCGTGGAGTTGCGGGACGTGGAGCCCGCTGTGGTGGCGCAGCTGGTGGACTTCGTGTACACGGGCCGGCTGACCGTCACCCAGGGCAACGTGGAGGCGCTGACCCGCACGGCCGCACGCCTGCACTTCCCCGCGGTGCAGAAGGTCTGCGGCCGCTACCTGCAGCAGCAGCTCGACGCCTCCAACTGTCTGGGCATCTGCGAGTTTGGGGAACAGCAGGGGCTGCTGGGCGTGGCCGCCAAGGCCTGGGCCTTCCTGCGGGAGAACTTCGAGGCCGTGGCCCGGGAGGACGAGTTCCTGCAGCTGTCCCAGGAGCGGCTGGCCGCCTGCCTGGCCAGCGACCTGCTGCAGGTGCAGCCGGAGCAGAGCCGGCTGGAGGCGCTGCTGCGCTGGGTACGCCATGACCCCCAGGTCCGGGCCGCCCACCTGCCCGAGCTGCTCGGCCTGGTGCACCTGGACGCCGTGCCCAGGCCCCACGTGCAGCAGCTGCTGGCCTCGGAGCCGCTGATCCGGGAGTCGGAGGCCTGTCGGGAGGCCTTGGCCCAGGGCCACGAGGGG GCACTGCTGGCCCTCCCGCAGAAGCTGGAGGAGGTCCTGGTGGTGGTGGGCGGGCGGgcgctggaggaggaggaggagggagctgaGGAGCTCGCCCCCCTGGCCGGGAACTTCGCCTTCTACCACACCAAGGCCA AGAGGTGGATGGCCCTCCCAGACTTCCCAGACCACCACAAGTGGGGCTTCTCGCTGGCGGCGCTCAACAACGACGTCTACGTGAcag GGGGCTCTCGGGGTTCCAGGACGGACGCGTGGTCCACCACGCAGGCCTGGTGCTTCCCCCTGAAGGAGGCCGCCTGGAGGCCGGTGGCGCCCATGCTGAAGGCCCGCACCAACCACGCCAGCGCCGCGCTCAACGGGGAGATCTACGCGGTCGGCG GCACCACTCTGGATGTGGTGGAGGTGGAGAGCTATGACCCCTTCACGGACACCTGGACGCCCATCCGCCCAGCCCTCAAGTACGTCAGCAACTTCTCCGCGGCCGGCTGCGGGGGCCGGCTctacctggtgggctccagtgcTTGCAAGTACAATGCCCTGGCTCTGCAATGCTACAACCCGGTCACAG ACGCCTGGAGCGTGATCGCCTCACCCTTCCTCCCCAAGTACCTGTCGTCTCCACGCTGCGCCGCCCTGCACGGGGCACTCTACCTGGTAGGGGACAACACCAAGAAGGTCTACGTGTATGACCCCGGGGCCAACCTGTGGCAGAAG GTGCAGCCCCTGCACAGCCTGCACGAGAACGGGGCGCTGGTGCCGCTGGGGGACGCGCTCTACGCCACGGGCGGCCGCTGGCAGGGCATGGCCGGGGACTACCGCGTGGAGATGGAGGCCTACGACCGCGGCCGGGACGCCTGGGTCCGCCTCGGCGCCATGCCCCGCCTCTGGCTCTACCACGGCGCGTCCGCCGTCTTCCTGGACGTCTCCAAGTGGACCCAGCCCTTCGGGCCTGCCCCCGAGCCCTGA
- the ERFE gene encoding erythroferrone isoform X3, translating into MAPSRCPARALLLAYASLLAAAVGLGSPEPGAPSESRAREETPPGNELPAGPAARPPEPPVERAHGLSDPRDAWMLFVRQSDKGINSKRGGRGKAKKPKLGLPGPPGPPGPQGPPGPITPPEVLLKEFQLLLKGAVRTRECAEPEPGPRVPAAVPAARPEDDEEAAAGGAGVLALLAAPLAPGPRAQRVEAAFHCRLRRDASVERRALHELGLYYVPDAEGAFRRGPGLNLTSGQYTAPVAGFYALAATLHVALAEAPRRGPLRPRDRLRLLICLESRCQHHASLEAVVGLEGSSELFTISVNGVLYLQAGQYTSVFLDNASGSALTVRSGSHFSAVLLGV; encoded by the exons ATGGCCCCCTCCCGCTGCCCGGCGCGGGCCCTGTTGCTCGCCTACGCCAGCCTGCTGGCCGCCGCCGTGGGCCTGGGCTCCCCGGAGCCCGGTGCGCCCTCGGAGAGCCGCGCCCGCGAGGAGACGCCGCCCGGGAACGAACTGCCCGCGGGACCGGCCGCCCGCCCGCCG GAGCCCCCTGTGGAGCGGGCGCACGGCCTCAGCGACCCCCGGGACGCCTGGATGCTCTTCGTCAGGCAGAGTGACAAGGGCATCAACAGCAAGAGGGGCGGCAGGGGCAAGGCCAAGAAGCCGAAG CTTGGTCTACCAGGACCCCCGGGGCCTCCTGGCCCCCAGGGTCCCCCAGGCCCCATCACCCCACCTGAGGTCCTACTGAAGGAGTTCCAGCTGCTGCTGAAAG GCGCGGTGCGCACGCGGGAGTGCGCGGAGCCCGAGCCCGGCCCGCGCGTTCCCGCCGCGGTGCCGGCCGCGCGCCCGGAGGACGacgaggaggcggcggcggggggCGCGGGCGTGCTGGCGCTGCTGGCCGCGCCCCTGGCCCCCGGCCCGCGGGCGCAGCGCGTCGAGGCCGCCTTCCACTGCCGCCTGCGCCGGGACGCGTCGGTGGAGCGGCGCGCGCTGCACGAGCTCGGCCTCTACTACGTG CCCGACGCCGAGGGCGCCTTCCGCCGCGGCCCAGGCCTGAACCTGACCAGCGGCCAGTACACGGCGCCCGTCGCCGGCTTCTACGCGCTCGCCGCCACGCTGCACGTGG CGCTGGCCGAGGCGCCGAGGCGGGGGCCTTTGCGCCCCCGGGACCGCCTGCGTCTGCTCATCTGCCTGGAGTCCCGGTGCCAGCACCATGC CTCCCTGGAGGCCGTCGTGGGGCTGGAGGGCAGCAGCGAGCTCTTTACCATCTCGGTCAACGGCGTTCTCTATCTGCAG GCCGGGCAGTACACCTCCGTCTTCTTGGACAATGCCAGTGGCTCCGCCCTCACGGTGCGCAGCGGCTCCCACTTCAGCGCCGTCCTCCTCGGTGTGTGA
- the ERFE gene encoding erythroferrone isoform X2 — MPRVFPCRIQAEERLFPKDCPPRPGGRAGGWGCAGLGASTVDSDGGPGGWRPALCSDLLPSIRSAWPAALSGRQNNPLAAVFQEPPVERAHGLSDPRDAWMLFVRQSDKGINSKRGGRGKAKKPKLGLPGPPGPPGPQGPPGPITPPEVLLKEFQLLLKGAVRTRECAEPEPGPRVPAAVPAARPEDDEEAAAGGAGVLALLAAPLAPGPRAQRVEAAFHCRLRRDASVERRALHELGLYYVPDAEGAFRRGPGLNLTSGQYTAPVAGFYALAATLHVAPWRPSWGWRAAASSLPSRSTAFSICRPGSTPPSSWTMPVAPPSRCAAAPTSAPSSSVCERHARV; from the exons ATGCCCAGGGTCTTCCCCTGCAGGATCCAGGCTGAGGAGAGGCTGTTCCCCAAGGATTGCCCTCCGCGGCCGGGAGGAAGGGCCGGGGGCTGGGGCTGTGCTGGCTTGGGGGCCAGCACTGTTGACAGTGACGGGGGCCCAGGGGGCTGGAGGCCAGCCCTGTGCAGCGACCTCTTGCCAAGCATTCGGTCTGCTTGGCCGGCAGCCCTGTCTGGGAGGCAAAACAACCCACTGGCGGCTGTGTTCCAGGAGCCCCCTGTGGAGCGGGCGCACGGCCTCAGCGACCCCCGGGACGCCTGGATGCTCTTCGTCAGGCAGAGTGACAAGGGCATCAACAGCAAGAGGGGCGGCAGGGGCAAGGCCAAGAAGCCGAAG CTTGGTCTACCAGGACCCCCGGGGCCTCCTGGCCCCCAGGGTCCCCCAGGCCCCATCACCCCACCTGAGGTCCTACTGAAGGAGTTCCAGCTGCTGCTGAAAG GCGCGGTGCGCACGCGGGAGTGCGCGGAGCCCGAGCCCGGCCCGCGCGTTCCCGCCGCGGTGCCGGCCGCGCGCCCGGAGGACGacgaggaggcggcggcggggggCGCGGGCGTGCTGGCGCTGCTGGCCGCGCCCCTGGCCCCCGGCCCGCGGGCGCAGCGCGTCGAGGCCGCCTTCCACTGCCGCCTGCGCCGGGACGCGTCGGTGGAGCGGCGCGCGCTGCACGAGCTCGGCCTCTACTACGTG CCCGACGCCGAGGGCGCCTTCCGCCGCGGCCCAGGCCTGAACCTGACCAGCGGCCAGTACACGGCGCCCGTCGCCGGCTTCTACGCGCTCGCCGCCACGCTGCACGTGG CTCCCTGGAGGCCGTCGTGGGGCTGGAGGGCAGCAGCGAGCTCTTTACCATCTCGGTCAACGGCGTTCTCTATCTGCAG GCCGGGCAGTACACCTCCGTCTTCTTGGACAATGCCAGTGGCTCCGCCCTCACGGTGCGCAGCGGCTCCCACTTCAGCGCCGTCCTCCTCGGTGTGTGAGCGCCATGCCCGAGTGTGA
- the ERFE gene encoding erythroferrone isoform X1, which yields MPRVFPCRIQAEERLFPKDCPPRPGGRAGGWGCAGLGASTVDSDGGPGGWRPALCSDLLPSIRSAWPAALSGRQNNPLAAVFQEPPVERAHGLSDPRDAWMLFVRQSDKGINSKRGGRGKAKKPKLGLPGPPGPPGPQGPPGPITPPEVLLKEFQLLLKGAVRTRECAEPEPGPRVPAAVPAARPEDDEEAAAGGAGVLALLAAPLAPGPRAQRVEAAFHCRLRRDASVERRALHELGLYYVPDAEGAFRRGPGLNLTSGQYTAPVAGFYALAATLHVALAEAPRRGPLRPRDRLRLLICLESRCQHHASLEAVVGLEGSSELFTISVNGVLYLQAGQYTSVFLDNASGSALTVRSGSHFSAVLLGV from the exons ATGCCCAGGGTCTTCCCCTGCAGGATCCAGGCTGAGGAGAGGCTGTTCCCCAAGGATTGCCCTCCGCGGCCGGGAGGAAGGGCCGGGGGCTGGGGCTGTGCTGGCTTGGGGGCCAGCACTGTTGACAGTGACGGGGGCCCAGGGGGCTGGAGGCCAGCCCTGTGCAGCGACCTCTTGCCAAGCATTCGGTCTGCTTGGCCGGCAGCCCTGTCTGGGAGGCAAAACAACCCACTGGCGGCTGTGTTCCAGGAGCCCCCTGTGGAGCGGGCGCACGGCCTCAGCGACCCCCGGGACGCCTGGATGCTCTTCGTCAGGCAGAGTGACAAGGGCATCAACAGCAAGAGGGGCGGCAGGGGCAAGGCCAAGAAGCCGAAG CTTGGTCTACCAGGACCCCCGGGGCCTCCTGGCCCCCAGGGTCCCCCAGGCCCCATCACCCCACCTGAGGTCCTACTGAAGGAGTTCCAGCTGCTGCTGAAAG GCGCGGTGCGCACGCGGGAGTGCGCGGAGCCCGAGCCCGGCCCGCGCGTTCCCGCCGCGGTGCCGGCCGCGCGCCCGGAGGACGacgaggaggcggcggcggggggCGCGGGCGTGCTGGCGCTGCTGGCCGCGCCCCTGGCCCCCGGCCCGCGGGCGCAGCGCGTCGAGGCCGCCTTCCACTGCCGCCTGCGCCGGGACGCGTCGGTGGAGCGGCGCGCGCTGCACGAGCTCGGCCTCTACTACGTG CCCGACGCCGAGGGCGCCTTCCGCCGCGGCCCAGGCCTGAACCTGACCAGCGGCCAGTACACGGCGCCCGTCGCCGGCTTCTACGCGCTCGCCGCCACGCTGCACGTGG CGCTGGCCGAGGCGCCGAGGCGGGGGCCTTTGCGCCCCCGGGACCGCCTGCGTCTGCTCATCTGCCTGGAGTCCCGGTGCCAGCACCATGC CTCCCTGGAGGCCGTCGTGGGGCTGGAGGGCAGCAGCGAGCTCTTTACCATCTCGGTCAACGGCGTTCTCTATCTGCAG GCCGGGCAGTACACCTCCGTCTTCTTGGACAATGCCAGTGGCTCCGCCCTCACGGTGCGCAGCGGCTCCCACTTCAGCGCCGTCCTCCTCGGTGTGTGA